Within Betaproteobacteria bacterium, the genomic segment CCGGCGACCGCGAGCGGTGGCTGGCCGAGCGCCCCGCGCGAGAAGTCGAGCAACGGGATTGCGACCGCCTCGATGAACCATCCGAACAGCGCCTTGAACGGCACGAATTCACCGAACGGCACGAGGTGATGCTTGCGATACGTCTGCCGCGGCGAGACGCCGAAGGAGACGACGCTGTTGAAGTATTCGTCGCGCCCCGTTCCATGCTCCGGCAGTCCGATCAGCACGTCGGCGCCGGCGGCGGCAACGTGCGCCTGCACGCGCGCGAGGTATTCGGGCGGAATGTCCTGCAGATAGAGCGGGAGCGCTGTCTCCGGCAGCACGATGAGGCGCCCCTTGGCCGACGCGATCAGGCGCAGATACGTGTCGAGCGTCGCGCGCACCTGATCCTCGCGCCATTTCATCTCCTGTGGGATGTTGCCCTGGATCAGGCTGACGGCGACGGGTTCGCCCACGGGCCGAGTCCATTCGTGCAGCCTGAGAGCCGCGCCGCCACCCCAGAGCACCGCCAGGGCGGCAAGGGCAGCGAAGGCACGGCGGCTGCGACGCAGTCGCCAGGCGAGGTAGAGCAGGCCCGCCGACAGTGCCGTCGCGAGCGTGACGCCGTACACGCCGGAAAGCGGTGCGAAGCCCGCGAGCGGGCTTGCCGGCGCCTGCGAGTAGCCGATCGCGATCCACGGGAATCCGGTGAAATACCAGCCGCGTACCCACTCGCCGAGCGTCCAGGCGGCGGGGAAGACGAGCAGCGCACGGGTCGCCGTGGTGCGTCCGACGATACCCGTTGCGAGGCACGCGCACGCGGGACAGAGCGCGAGCAGCAGGCACAGCAGCACGGTCGCGAGTGCGGCGAGCGGTGCCGGCATCGCGCCGAACGTGTGCAGACTCACGTAGACCCAGGACACGCCGGCGAGAAAGCAGCCCAGTCCCCAGCCGAGGCCCAGAAGGAACCGCTGGCGATGCGTCGCGGCCTGCTCGCACAGTCCGACCAGCAGTGCCAGCGTCACGACCGGCAGAGGAAAGAGATACAGCGGCGCGAAGCCGGCGGCGGTGAGGGCACCGGCGCCGCACGCGGCGACGAGCATGCGGATGAAAGCCGCGCGCGAGCTAGCGGGTGCCGCGGGCACGCGAGCATCCCGAGCGAGCGGTGCGCTGCGCGAGGACAAGAGACGTCACCGCTGCGTCATGCAGCGGTCGCGGCGGGTCGATCCCTCGCGGCCATCGCGGGTTTGGCTCAGGTTGCCTAAGCCGGTTCGCGGACGCGCTCGACCCGCAGCACGTGCAAGCGGCGGCTGTCGGAGCGCAGCACGCGGAAGCGCAGGTCGTCGATCACGATCTGCTCGCCGCGCTTGGGCACGTGGCCGAAGCGGCTGATGACGAGCCCGCCGACCGTGTCGAAGTCCTCGTCGCTGTACTCCGTGCCGAAGGCGTCGTTGAAGTCGGAGATCTCGGTGATCGCCTTCACGCGGAAGCCGCCGCCCTTCTCCGGGACGATGTTGTCGCCCGGCTCGTCGTAGTCGTATTCGTCCTCGATCTCGCCGACGATCTGCTCGAGCACGTCCTCGATCGTCACCAGCCCGGCGACCCCGCCGTATTCGTCGACAACGATCGCCATGTGGTTGCGGTTGGAGCGGAAGTCCTTGAGCAGCACGTTGAGCCGCTTCGACCCGGGGATGAAGACCGCCGGTCGCAGCATCTCGCGCACGTTGAACTCCTCCTCGCCCGCGTAATAGCGCAGCAGATCCTTCGCGAGCAGAACGCCGATCACGTCGTCCTTGTTCTCGCCGATCACGGGGAAGCGCGAGTGGCCGGTCTCGATCACCAGCGGCACGAACTTGTCGGGCGAATCGCGGATGTCGATGACGTCCATCTGCGAGCGCGGGATCATGATGTCCCGCGCCTGCATCTCCGACACCTGCATGACGCCTTCGATCATGGCGAGTGCGTCGGCGTCGAGCAGGTCGCGGTCGTAGGCCGAGTGCAGGAGCTGGATCAGCTGCTCGCGGTCTTCCGGCTCGCGCATGAGCAGCGAGCCGAGCCGTTCCAGCCAGGAAAGTTTCGGTGTGTCTTCCATCATGTGTTCGCCTCCCCGTAGGGATCGGCAAATCCGAGCGCCTTCATGATGCGCGACTCGCGCGCCTCCATGTCGGCGGCCCCGCGATCGTCCATGTGATCGTAACCCTGCAGGTGCAGCAGTCCATGCACGGTCAGATGCGCATAGTGCGCATCGAGCGCGATCTCCTGTGCGCGCGCCTCGCGCGCGATGACCGGCGCGCACAGCGCGATGTCGCCGGCAAGCGGCGGCCGCGTCGAATAGACGAAGGTGAGAACGTTGG encodes:
- the lnt gene encoding apolipoprotein N-acyltransferase → MPAAPASSRAAFIRMLVAACGAGALTAAGFAPLYLFPLPVVTLALLVGLCEQAATHRQRFLLGLGWGLGCFLAGVSWVYVSLHTFGAMPAPLAALATVLLCLLLALCPACACLATGIVGRTTATRALLVFPAAWTLGEWVRGWYFTGFPWIAIGYSQAPASPLAGFAPLSGVYGVTLATALSAGLLYLAWRLRRSRRAFAALAALAVLWGGGAALRLHEWTRPVGEPVAVSLIQGNIPQEMKWREDQVRATLDTYLRLIASAKGRLIVLPETALPLYLQDIPPEYLARVQAHVAAAGADVLIGLPEHGTGRDEYFNSVVSFGVSPRQTYRKHHLVPFGEFVPFKALFGWFIEAVAIPLLDFSRGALGQPPLAVAG
- a CDS encoding CBS domain-containing protein, giving the protein MEDTPKLSWLERLGSLLMREPEDREQLIQLLHSAYDRDLLDADALAMIEGVMQVSEMQARDIMIPRSQMDVIDIRDSPDKFVPLVIETGHSRFPVIGENKDDVIGVLLAKDLLRYYAGEEEFNVREMLRPAVFIPGSKRLNVLLKDFRSNRNHMAIVVDEYGGVAGLVTIEDVLEQIVGEIEDEYDYDEPGDNIVPEKGGGFRVKAITEISDFNDAFGTEYSDEDFDTVGGLVISRFGHVPKRGEQIVIDDLRFRVLRSDSRRLHVLRVERVREPA
- the ybeY gene encoding rRNA maturation RNase YbeY translates to MPTSDTSATRKRNESLVTIQYGVPRKGVPSAMRFRAWAKVALVRVATVTLRIVDEEEGRALHRNYRDRDYPTNVLTFVYSTRPPLAGDIALCAPVIAREARAQEIALDAHYAHLTVHGLLHLQGYDHMDDRGAADMEARESRIMKALGFADPYGEANT